The following proteins are encoded in a genomic region of Pan troglodytes isolate AG18354 chromosome 2, NHGRI_mPanTro3-v2.0_pri, whole genome shotgun sequence:
- the HES1 gene encoding transcription factor HES-1 produces the protein MPADIMEKNSSSPVAATPASVNTTPDKPKTASEHRKSSKPIMEKRRRARINESLSQLKTLILDALKKDSSRHSKLEKADILEMTVKHLRNLQRAQMTAALSTDPSVLGKYRAGFSECMNEVTRFLSTCEGVNTEVRTRLLGHLANCMTQINAMTYPGQPHPALQAPPPPPPGPGGPQHAPFAPPPPLVPIPGGAAPPPGGAPCKLGSQAGEAAKVFGGFQVVPAPDGQFAFLIPNGAFAHSGPVIPVYTSNSGTSVGPNAVSPSSGPSLTADSMWRPWRN, from the exons atgccaGCTGATATAATGGAGAAAAATTCCTCGTCCCCGGTGGCTGCTACCCCAGCCAGTGTCAACACGACACCGGATAAACCAAAGACAGCATCTGAGCACAGAAAG tCATCAAAGCCTATTATGGAGAAAAGACGAAGAGCAAGAATAAATGAAAGTCTGAGCCAGCTGAAAACACTGATTTTGGATGCTCTGAAGAAAGAT AGCTCGCGGCATTCCAAGCTGGAGAAGGCGGACATTCTGGAAATGACAGTGAAGCACCTCCGGAACCTGCAGCGGGCGCAGATGACGG CTGCGCTGAGCACAGACCCAAGTGTGCTGGGGAAGTACCGAGCCGGCTTCAGCGAGTGCATGAACGAGGTGACCCGCTTCCTGTCCACGTGCGAGGGCGTTAATACCGAGGTGCGCACTCGGCTGCTCGGCCACCTGGCCAACTGTATGACCCAGATCAATGCCATGACCTACCCCGGGCAGCCGCACCCCGCCTTGCAGGCGCCGCCACCGCCCCCACCGGGACCCGGCGGCCCCCAGCACGCGCCGTtcgcgccgccgccgcctctcGTGCCCATCCCCGGGGGCGCGGCGCCCCCTCCCGGCGGCGCACCCTGCAAGCTGGGCAGCCAGGCTGGAGAGGCGGCTAAGGTGTTTGGAGGCTTCCAGGTGGTACCGGCTCCCGATGGCCAGTTTGCTTTCCTCATTCCCAACGGGGCCTTCGCGCACAGCGGCCCTGTCATCCCCGTCTACACCAGCAACAGCGGCACCTCCGTGGGCCCCAACGCAGTGTCACCTTCCAGCGGCCCCTCGCTTACGGCGGACTCCATGTGGAGGCCGTGGCGGAACTGA